Below is a window of Arabidopsis thaliana chromosome 2, partial sequence DNA.
CGACAAACTTTGATCTCACAAGTTCCATAAAGCATGTTTGCTTTTGGCTCAAAGCTCTCAAGGACTTCTTGTTGATTAACTTTATGTATATTTCTATCTTTCTTATTGTAGCTTTGGGGTTTGTCCCTTTTTGTTGTGCTTTAAACTATGGGATCTTAACATCCTATTATCTTTGTATTTGGGTTCTAACCTAATGTAATGAAAACAACtctttgcccaaaaaaaaattctcttttaTGTCTAGATCTTGTCCCCGATTTCAccatcttttaaaattatcatgAATCCCACATTTTATCTACCAATTGTTCTCATTTAAGGGTTCGAATTTGATTTAGATTTTTCACCATCTATTTTGGTCCACAGATTAGCTGAGCATTATTGTTTTCACCGacacgattttttttttcttgtattgtaaaataacaaaaatatccaGTTATTACATATTATCTTGTCTATCATTCGATCTGAATTTGTCCCCGATCTAATTCTATTACTCATTCGATATGAACTTATCCCCAATATaacatattattaaaatatgtaaatatgtaGATGAAGATAATAACGCTCAACTAATCTGTACACCAAAATAGATGGcgaaaaatctaaataaaattcaaaattcttaaatgaaaataattgcATATAAGATGTAGGATTCATAATAATAGAGCAAGATGATGGACAAAACGTATATGTAACAGAGAATTTCTATTCGGAGACAAGATTTGGAgactaaaacaaaagtctGTCACCAATTGTTCTCCGCTAACAGGTAATCATGTCTCTTAATGCATTATATATTACGTTGTCCCCCGCTAGCAGGTAATCATATCTCctaatgtattatatattacgtTGTCCCCCGCGAAATTTCTCCGCTAACAGGTAATCATGTCTCCTAATGCATTATGTATTACGTTATCCCCCGCTAGCAGGTAATCATATCTTCTAATGTATTATCTATTACGTTGTCCCCCGCAAAATTTTGGATAACCAATTTTCTTATACAAGTCAATTTTAAATACCCAATAACAACAGTAGAAGACATCTGttctctattattttttctccTAATCCTTTATGCTTCCATCATGATTTTTCGTCCTGTATCATCACATCTGCCAAAAGCTGTCACCATCTAAGTCAGAGTCCCTGACCCACCTTAAGGGCATTTTCGTCCACGAATTACCAAATGTGGTAGACTTTATAAGGTGAGGTAGAATATGGTAGGGAATGTAAGTTTCAGAGGGGAATATGGAAGATTTTGCAAAATTCCCTTATTATTACTTAATTTAGGGTCAATgtaccttttttcttttaaatactatgttaattatttttagtggTCAGTGGTCTatgttctttccttttttattttaaaatagaaaataattaatatttcacaaatgttaattaattagacgttaaatatgttaatttttgATGTGGCAACTCCCGATTCGTTGTTTTAAATCCTACGTGAACGCCTTCAGAAAGCAAATAgcttcaatttttatatagtatagaCTAGGTTATCAACCCACGCTACCCGTTGGTCTATTCgtaaaacttttaataaatttttgtgtgactaaaattttttattgaaaattttgaaatatatgtttttatatgtctacatgttgttaatattataaactctttgaattttaaaattaccatgacaaatatttacaatttaaatacataacTAAAAGTAACTTTAATACAACTTTTAGGTTTACAATATTTATCAAatgaacatttttttggttcatgactctctctttatctttagATGTTTAGGAAAATGACGTCGTTTTACGTATGAAATTAATTGTCGTATGGAAAATAACTTCGACGACTTTCTCATTTTGGTACCCGTAAATTTACTATTGTTTTTCGTTTATCTTCGCAACATTAGTTAGTATAGCTCTTCTAGAAATAAGATATTATATAGAAGTATATTCATAAGCTTATCTACACTTTCTTTTAAcaactcatatttttctcacatttttttcaatatatatatgaatttctgTCTTCACAATTTTTTACAGAGAGCTATCACTCTCCCTATCTTTTTGCAAGCActagttttatttgtttcattttttcttacaatgtCTCTTTCCATCCTCTTCTGATTTGTTTAAGCAAAATGTGGCATACCTTCTAAACCTTTCACATGCtccatattttttcttcaaaaatctcttctttttcttgttagtATAAGCATTTTTCAAGCTCGTCAAGAtgtactttgttttgttttctgttatttaaagaaaatgttttagctGCTAAATTGGTATTTAACTCTatcacttctctctttttatgcAGTTTAGATCCTTTTCACCTTCACGTTTTCCGGACTGAAAGACCTCAATTTATATCTTTGAGAACTTGATACGATTAAAAACACCACTATCAAACCACGTCTTTGTTACATTTCTtaaagttatatttaaaatgttttgttacGTTTCTttaagttatatttaaaaatattgcatTAGTTGTATAAAATCCTATAAGAGTTTGGGtttaatattacataattataattataggatccttatttataagtttaaatataatatttgttagttccctttttattttatattttaaaataggaagtaattactattttttaaaatgttaattaattagatactaaatatgttaattattgatgTGGCAGCTCTCGATTGgttgttttcaaaaatgttaattaattatatgctaaatatgttaattattgatgTGGCAGCTCCCGATTGGTCGTTTAAAATCGTACGTGGACGGCTTTACAAGCAaatagtttcaaattttatatagtatagatttatttttaaaacgtattttgattaaatatattttaatatgttaattaattagatttaGAAATGTTAATTTATGATGTGGCTACTCTGGATTAGATGTGTAAATTcctataaaaataatattacataattataattacttagcttcctttttttataagtttaaatttaaaatttgttattttccttttttattttaaaatggaaagtaattactattttctaaaatgttaattaattagatgtTAAATATGTCAATTATTGATGTGGCATCCAAATAAGTTGTTTTAAATCCCACGTGGACGGATCTAGAAgcttaattaaataaaattgcattaaattttattttaaaaagaaatttggttaaatatatattaatttgttaattaataagatttaaaaatgttaaggTATGATGTGGCTTCTTTGATTAGTTGTGTAAAATCccataaagaaaatattacataattataattacttttttttttggtgaggacttatttaaaattactttgcttcttgttttattactttaaatttaatatttgttattccttttttaaaaaaaaatagaaaataattagtattttcaaaaatgttaattaattagatgttaaatatgttaattattgatgTTCAACTCTCAGTCAGTTGTTTTAAATCCTACATGGACGCCTTTAAAAGCAAATATCTTCAACTTTTCTATAGTATATcgaaaaatttaaatataacctAGTTATGTAGCTTAgcattttttgtcaaacttaAAGGTCTTATATATTGAAGGCAGAAAAGTGgaaaattgttgaatactctctctatttcttttatttgatgttttatgataatctttttgtttgaaattagAGGATGCATTCAAATTTCATtgcaaaattaattagtttttttaaatcggtttaaagattaatattctacgaatttattttatgagtATGTAAACCTGATTAGACAGatattaaatgattttataatttaatttttaaataaactattcataaaattagaaaatagaagaattaCATGTGAGCTCATGGTATGTTTGCTTACCTACTTAGttagttataattttatagattttcaaattaaatgaataaatatatatcttgttttgtatatatatttttctaacatctatttcatatttgttgacattatcaaaattttattctatttATGATAAAGTATTATTAACTACGGTTTAtaatgttcttgtttgttttcacttttaattaatttctagatatatttcatttttatggGGGGGTTGTTCCTATTCAAGCATTTCATTAAGTACTAACtgatttctctccttttttggtcaacaCTATTTAACGTTTTTCTATgcatccttttttttgttgactttatcatatttttcttacttttgattactttttagatttgttttcattaattactaacaattgatttctttcatttttattttaattcttgatatttatatatatgtatgcatCCAATTTATCCTATTGTTCACAATACAATAACATCcatcagttttattttatttgtaccATCAAAGATGGCTAAAAATAGGgttcttacaattttttattgtacTATTTATTATTGGTATGCTTTGATGGTTTTTCGTTTATcacctttttagttttataagagaaacaatttaaatgatagtatatgttttaaatatgtattattAGGAATGGTGGTGGAGAAGACGCAAGGCCATATATGTCATGATTATCTTGAAGGAGATCACTGTGATCCTAAAGACTGTAACCTAGATTGTCGCGATAAATGGAAAGGAACAGGAACGTGTGAACCACCAACCGGCACACCATTAACCAGAACCTGCTACTGCACTTATGAttgttaaaattattatttttctttatatctaTAAACAATCACCAAATataattcaataaaataatgagttgaagaaaatcttttctagtttttatatgaATGTGAGTTTCGATTTTGATATCATgacatgaaaaataaaatgaatgtaTTTTATAGTTCTCCAGCCGATCAATTCTATCCTAGTaaaattttactatttaaataAGTCAAAACAGATTTATTAAAATGACACTTTGGAGGTATCAgtactttctcttcttccttaacGTGCACAACAGAGTCTTTTCGGTGATCATCTTCAAGATCGAAGGCTACAAACGAATGGTTTAAAAACATCTCAGTCGTCCATCTTTTCTCAGGATCTTTAACAAAACACTTcgacaaaaaatatttgccTTCTTCCGACAACAATTCTAGAATCTTCGGTAACTCGGATTCATATCAAAGCAACATGAAGTGTGATCTTGCTTTCACAATCCATGTCGTTTTGCCACTAAACATCTCAACGACATCACATCCTAACGCCCACACGTCAGTTGCTGATTCATATTCGTTTCCATTAACATATATCGGTGCCATATATAACGGCGTCTTTATAATCTCAACACCAACCCGATCGGCAATTTTAATATTGCTGTAAGAATCGGTCGACTTTGTGGCCATATAAGAGCCGAGAAGTCGCCGGAGTCTCTAGCATTTGTCTATACATGTAGTAGAGAGAGTTCTTAATACGAGTCTTTCTCCTCGAACCCACTTCAATATGGTTCCCTGTACTATATAACATGTCTATTTAAAATCTATACATAAAATCAATACTTTAATTATGgaagttttaaatttcattattaGCCTTTTCCTTCTCATTTTAACCCAAAGCTTTTTGTGGTTGActttaacttattttatttgttttgcaaattttctttttaataacatttttcttttaatttaataactttCTTAGGTAAAcattaactttattttttttttgttgtttaatgttttttacttttcgtTATTAATGGGAAACTAAAATTCACTTTTTACCTAAACATTAACATATTTCTCTTTGTCTTGCTAATGGGAAAGTTTTGGTAAAAAGATATTcatttgtttgacaaaaaaggaaatatttatttaaattcaaaattaatgattaaaaaaaaaaattaagttgaTGACATGAAGTTATGCGATTGATCGTTTACAATATTATGTGGACAATCTTAGAAGTTTATAGCTTCGACtttacttattttaaaaaatttaaattaattcgatttttgttttaacaaaattaaatgctGATGTGAAGTTATGCAATTGGTTGTAtctataaaaaacaattaacataaaattcataaattttaaaaatatcaatctatATGATTCATGTTGTGCTTATATGGCTATTTTCTTTAAAGATGAAGTACTAATAATTTAATGAAACTAATAATGACCATTAGTTTCttaataaatgttttcatttttaagttAGTATATTTTTCCGTTAAATATTTTCGTTTATAATTTTAgtaacttttatataaaatcattttacaatttgtttatccatatattatgtatgttaatattaaaattattttaatatttattctgTTTCCGGATTTTAAATTAAGatattttccatatttttaaatatttttaattataattttagtaaactattacatataaaaacttTGGATTTTTATGACAAAATATTCTTATGTCTccatatatttctttttcattttacaaaacaaaaatatagaaaatcattaaaatctaaaaaattgTCAATTAACCTAATAgcaaaaaatgttaattattgaTGTGTTAGCTCCTGATTCGTTGTTTTAAATCCTATGTGGACAGCTTTAGAAACAAGTAACTTCAACTTTTATATAGTactagataaggcccgcctatttaggcgggtctaagatacaaaaatcaagttttatCGATAGAATTTTGTataataatcaatatatttttcttgatatttaatttaataattattggtttaaacaaaatttcagtcTTATCcattctattttaattatacacACTCAATCTTataaatgatatttgaattctaaaaaGTAACCGATCATcattctatatttaatttaatatctagaaaagaaaaagaaaaaataaatttatatcttacacattcaattttgtaatacagtttaactatctatgtcatcataataaactcgATTTAAATTCTACACACTTCATATTGAGtgataacattttcatatcaaaataatatttatgacatatcaaatctatatcctagttagtattaaaaataattaaaaattaacaaaacataattaataggTCTAGGCATAATACCCCAACCCTAAGAACcaacccgaacccgaacccaaaattttcaaagaccCGAGCGGttctaaacttcaaaacccaaaaaacccGAACCTGAATAGGtatccaaacatatctcaaatataagtatatattagttatatttatacttgtatacagaaaatattaggattttttcggatattttaattatttttgtttatttttagatatattcaagcaaaactactcgtgttgttttggaaatattttaaaaatttcaagtaatttaatagatttgcacacaaaatttgatattttaatatataaataaactcgaaCCCTAACCCAACctgaaatcttaaattacccAAACGGGTCCTAAacttctaaacccaaacccaaaatagCCGACCCGAACCTGACTCGAATACCAAAACGCTTAGggctaataattaattaaaaaaatagaaatccacaaaaatatttaaaaccaaacattgttgaaaatatattttttatatatgcgGTAATCTCGTAAGTTAATCttacatcatgcaaattaatatcaaatgagttaaaattaataaatgaaaatattctcattaaaaataattgaaaagttaaatcctataagctaagctattttttctcaaaatgttctattttcacttatgattacatgagtaaaaattcttaaaataaaacatagatatAGTATCACATCAAAAGATGCAAGACGCTCCATCATACGATGAGTTAAAATTCttagaataaaatataagtattcaaaattttattcttataagttcattaatattttgtgttttaatttgacgaataaaaacattgtattacattgacaaatataattttatccaactaaaataatgtttagaaaattatattactattttaaacttcaatggtctttttaattagtattctTATCCATACTAAATcatactaaattaaattttgaatgacacatgtaaacatctgatcgtttgacttgacaTGTGGCACGATCgtatgagttagtaactttgaaaaccatactttatataataagactAGATAAGAAccgcctaaataggcgggtgtatgatataaatttataaaatttatttaaatatttatcaataatatttaaactttatatagtAAATAGTAATCTACacactttttttaatatttaatgtagtaatttttgtatgaaataaattgtaatCATAGACATTCaattttacttatattttaactatctatttcatcataataaactattttgttattcataacataaaaactaCATTCGGACACTCTATGGAAACGACATCCCGTTTGTATCCTCTAACAATGTCGGACTTACAACTGTCGgacaaacatcaaataaatacaaaccGAGCAGTAATTAAAACACATAGTTTGCTAATCCATTCACTATGCGATTAGCTTTACTATATACATGAGTAACCTCGACTATGTTGTCCCTAAGATACATATATCTTATTGAtgttatttgaattttaaatagtaatgtAACTCATATGTTTTTCAGTATGTAATTTAGTATttctttaaaccaaatttcaatcttacaaattcgattttgcaatacaatttaaatatctattttaccatagtaaaatatataatttaattcaatacactccatcttattgttagttttctatataatttaattctaGACATTCTatcttattgttagttttccattttagttaagaaaattataagtttattttttatatataaacatataaattaataaatgtaaatttttttttttttttagttttctattttcttttaggaaaaactaaaaaaaaaaaatcaaacacatgtCAAAATCTGAGATCGTTCAAATAATCACGTGTCATGATCTcgtgagttagtaactttcaaaaccgtactttatataataaaactaGGTTATGAACCCACGCTAGATTAGAGCTAGTCTATTTGTAAATCTAGTATTTCAATCACATCATGATAGGCTCATGACTAAATATTGGATTGGCAGAATTTGAATATCATAATGTACGCTTAACAAACCAAACACTCTTTAATCCCTCTTCACCTCACCTTCTTGTGAAAAAATCTTTCACATACTTCTTTCCTACGGTGTCTCTTTCCATCATTTTATGAACTAATTAGATgcaaaatatgttaattattgatgTGATAACTCTCGATTAGTCATTTTAAATCCTACGTGGACACCTTTAGAAGCAAATAGCTTcaacttttatatagtatagattcatatttttctacGAAGAGCTATCACTCTCCCAATCTTTTTGCAAGCactcattttatttgtttcattctttcttaCAGTGTCTCTTTCCATCcccttttgattttgtctaaGCAATATGTGCCATACCTTCTAAACTTTTCACATGCTCCATATATCTTCTTCgaaaatctctttttctttgcttgtTAGTATAAGCATTTTTCAAGCAAgatgttctttgttttgttttctgttataAGCTTCAAAATTGTTACTGAACTCTatcacttctctcttttgatgcAGTTTAGATCCTCTTCACCTTCACGCTTCCTAGACTGAAAGACCTCAATTTATATCTTTGAGAACCTGATTCAAATTGATACGAATAAAAACACCACCATCAAACCACGTTCTTGTTACGTTTCTTTAACGCTTAAAGACCAAACACACCTTAATCTCTCTTCACTTCACCTTCTTGTgaacaaatcttttatataCTTCTTATCTACAATGTctatttctgttttcttatcattttgtCTAAGCTCTGCATACCCTACCTTCCAAACTTTTCACATGctctatatttgttttttgaaaatcccTTTTTCCTTGTTAGTAAGTCGATAGGTAGCTGAGTCAAGTCAATAAACTCTTTGTTTGAACTCTCAAGAATAAAATTCcggttttgctttgttttgtttttttattattctaacaaaatgttttatcttCTAAATTGGTTTTAAACTCTATTAGTTTTCTACTTTGATGTTGCAGTTTAGATTATCTTCACTTTTATGCTTCCCAGGTTAAAAGACCTCAACTTATATGACTAACATTATAGCTAAAAATGCTAACTAATGACATGTCTAACCGCGATTCGTTGTTTCAAATCCAATAAGGACATCCTAAGAAGCAAATAGCATCGACTTATAATGTGGCTGCTCTGGATTAGTTAGGTAAAATCCTATACAGGTTTGGGtttaatattacataattaaaattactGAAATTCCTTTtctaaaagtttaaatttaatatttgttattttccttttttattattttaaaatagaaagtaattactattttcaaaaatattaattaattagcggctaaatatgttaattattgatgTACCAACTCcagatttgttattttaaatgCTATGTGGACGCCTTTAAAAGCAAATAGCTTcaacttttatatagtatCAAGGTTTTAATAtaggaaaaaaaggaaaatttacTAGGAAGACCCATATGTTAGGTTTAATTACTAGAATGATATACCAAAAATATGAGTTATATGAGTTGTTAATATTTGCTAATGGGAACAATTCACTGATGCTGTGAGATACTTTGAATAACAGTATCAGTGAATTGTTCCCATCCTTTCTTTGCATGTGAATTAGGCTGTTTACACTTTACTGAATTAGAAAGCAAGTTAACCGACATATTTGTGAGAAgaattttaggattttgacAGTTTTATACATATAAGGTCGTCACACGATAAGAGACACTACCTGTAAGAACAACATTCAGCAACAACACACcctaaaaagaaaaccaaaagtgAATTGCTTTACCTTCTCCAAGTAAAACTGAGAATTGATGGCACCAATAAGTAGAGATGTTCCATTTACCTCCATAACCCATTTCTGAAGATTACCGTGACGTGGGATGGAACAGCCAACTGATAGACTTTAGTGGTATTAAACTTATTTGGGACATAAAATTAGTCAATTTCAAGTCACTTGGTCTCAGAACCCTATACGAGTGGTCGGCCCTAGTCGAAACGCTCCCAGGCACAATTACCAAGGCTTCTTCTTTGCTCAAGTTCTCTGACGCCGATGAAGCCATGGCTCACCGGCGTCGggtttccttcttttgtttctgcttttccatttttttctctttagttACAACTTGGTTTCAATTTAGAATCATTTTCTGTGATTTGACTTTCGCCCAGATCCTACAAAGTTGGTTCACCGACTTGTTGTTCGGTGTCTCCTTGCTCTCATCTAGGGTAGATCTATTCCCGGTGTGTTACCAGAGGCCCTTTCACCAGCCGCTAGGATACCCCAGATATGCTTTTCACGAGGTTAGATATGTcgctcttctcttctccttcgtcCCCCTGGAATCGCTTTTCCCCGATTCAGGGATGTTCTCTGGCGCCTCCTCCGACCCCCCGCCGACCACCATCCTCTCATCCTCAGCCATCCTCACAGTTCTCAAGACAGTTGACGATGGAAGACCAAGACGGGACGTGGTGACGCTTTCTCCAACGATGAACAATTCCTCTTGGATGGGCCATTTTTCTGAGATGGGCCTGGGCTTTTGCATCTATTGGGCCTATGGTGCCTAGTAAGTGTTTTCTACACATGCTTTCGTCTAAAGTTTTTCAAGTTGGTTGCTTCTTTGTTCTACTCAAGTGGCCATGCTGCCTTGTATTTCTTCGGCTTGTTACGACTCAACCTCT
It encodes the following:
- the LCR29 gene encoding low-molecular-weight cysteine-rich 29 (low-molecular-weight cysteine-rich 29 (LCR29); INVOLVED IN: defense response; LOCATED IN: endomembrane system; CONTAINS InterPro DOMAIN/s: S locus-related glycoprotein 1 binding pollen coat (InterPro:IPR010851), Knottin (InterPro:IPR003614); BEST Arabidopsis thaliana protein match is: low-molecular-weight cysteine-rich 13 (TAIR:AT4G09795.1); Has 35333 Blast hits to 34131 proteins in 2444 species: Archae - 798; Bacteria - 22429; Metazoa - 974; Fungi - 991; Plants - 531; Viruses - 0; Other Eukaryotes - 9610 (source: NCBI BLink).), which encodes MAKNRVLTIFYCTIYYCICFKYVLLGMVVEKTQGHICHDYLEGDHCDPKDCNLDCRDKWKGTGTCEPPTGTPLTRTCYCTYDC